The Rhodococcus triatomae genome includes a window with the following:
- a CDS encoding GNAT family N-acetyltransferase → MSRHPGWPPHLGPLRVGGGVVTVRAIRLRDAAAWSRIRIRDREHLEPWEPTGYSPWESRHHIASWPGLCAGLRAEARKGRMIPMAIELDGQYCGQLTIGNIVRGALRSAWIGYWVDKDVNGLGVATGALALGLDHGFGPVGLHRIEATVRPENVASRAVLRNVGFREEGTLERYLDVDGQWRDHLLVAMTVEEVPATVVDVLVRSGKASWA, encoded by the coding sequence GTGAGCCGCCATCCGGGTTGGCCGCCGCACCTGGGTCCGCTGCGGGTCGGTGGCGGGGTCGTCACCGTCCGAGCCATCCGGCTGCGCGATGCGGCGGCGTGGAGTCGCATCCGGATCCGCGACCGGGAGCACCTCGAGCCCTGGGAGCCGACCGGCTACTCCCCGTGGGAGTCCCGGCACCACATCGCGTCGTGGCCCGGGCTGTGTGCGGGGCTGCGGGCAGAGGCCAGGAAGGGCCGGATGATTCCGATGGCCATCGAACTCGACGGCCAGTACTGCGGCCAGTTGACGATCGGGAACATCGTGCGGGGGGCGCTGCGGTCGGCATGGATCGGGTACTGGGTGGACAAGGACGTCAACGGGCTCGGGGTGGCGACCGGGGCGCTCGCGCTCGGCCTGGATCACGGGTTCGGCCCGGTCGGCTTGCACCGGATCGAGGCCACGGTGCGGCCGGAGAACGTGGCGAGCCGGGCGGTACTGCGCAATGTCGGCTTTCGTGAGGAGGGGACGCTCGAGCGCTACCTCGACGTCGACGGGCAGTGGCGCGACCACCTGCTGGTGGCCATGACGGTCGAGGAGGTGCCGGCGACGGTGGTGGACGTCCTGGTGCGCAGCGGCAAGGCGTCCTGGGCCTGA
- a CDS encoding SDR family oxidoreductase, with protein MAIRTAMKTLDGRKTLVTGAGSGIGRATALAAAAEGAELFLTDINENGLAETVAEAGARGGTVSYSRALDVSDYEAVTAFAQDIDRQFGSLDIVMNVAGISAWGTVENLEHRHWKSMVDVNLMGPIHIIENFLPPMVRAGRGGHLVNVSSAAGLLALPWHAAYSASKFGLRGVSEVLRFDLRRHGIGVSLVVPGAVKTPLVGTVEIAGVDRDDPRVHRAIGLFERRAVTPEKVADCILTGIRKNRYLVYTSPDIRFGYWWARKFAPPYEFVMQKANDQFSKFL; from the coding sequence ATGGCTATCAGAACCGCGATGAAGACACTGGACGGTAGGAAGACCCTCGTCACCGGGGCAGGCAGCGGGATCGGGCGGGCAACCGCGTTGGCCGCGGCGGCCGAGGGCGCGGAACTGTTCCTCACCGATATCAACGAGAACGGCCTGGCCGAGACCGTCGCGGAGGCGGGTGCCCGTGGCGGGACCGTCAGTTACTCCCGTGCGCTGGACGTGTCGGACTACGAGGCCGTCACCGCCTTCGCGCAGGACATCGACCGCCAGTTCGGCAGTCTCGACATCGTCATGAACGTCGCCGGGATCTCGGCGTGGGGCACGGTGGAGAATCTCGAACACCGCCACTGGAAGTCGATGGTCGACGTCAACCTGATGGGGCCGATCCACATCATCGAGAACTTCCTCCCGCCGATGGTCCGCGCCGGCCGCGGTGGTCATCTCGTCAACGTCTCCTCGGCCGCCGGTCTGCTCGCCCTGCCCTGGCATGCGGCGTACAGCGCCAGCAAGTTCGGCCTGCGAGGGGTGTCCGAGGTGCTCCGCTTCGATCTCCGGCGCCACGGCATCGGGGTGTCACTCGTCGTGCCCGGCGCGGTGAAGACCCCGCTCGTGGGCACGGTGGAGATCGCCGGCGTCGACCGCGACGATCCCCGGGTGCACCGGGCCATCGGACTCTTCGAACGTCGGGCGGTCACCCCCGAGAAGGTGGCGGACTGCATCCTCACCGGTATCCGCAAGAACCGGTATCTCGTGTACACGTCCCCGGATATCCGGTTCGGGTACTGGTGGGCGCGCAAGTTCGCGCCCCCGTACGAGTTCGTGATGCAGAAGGCGAACGATCAGTTCAGCAAATTCCTGTAG
- a CDS encoding nuclear transport factor 2 family protein, with translation MNATPHSPALNLVLDYHRAWTGGDVDRAMDYVSDDVFCRAPGIDLTGKEAYRGYLAGFAPNLTGLTDVASFADGDHVALFYYPHTAATSSAPAAEYFTVRDGAITESLLLFDRLSYAPPTGP, from the coding sequence GTGAATGCAACGCCCCACTCCCCCGCACTGAATCTCGTGCTCGACTATCACCGTGCCTGGACCGGTGGAGACGTCGACCGCGCCATGGACTATGTCTCGGACGACGTCTTCTGTCGCGCACCGGGAATCGACCTCACCGGCAAGGAGGCCTATCGCGGGTACCTGGCGGGATTCGCACCGAACCTGACCGGCCTGACCGACGTGGCGAGCTTCGCCGACGGCGATCACGTCGCGCTGTTCTACTATCCGCACACCGCAGCCACCAGCAGCGCACCCGCCGCCGAGTACTTCACCGTCCGAGACGGAGCGATCACGGAAAGCCTGCTGCTGTTCGATCGCCTGTCGTACGCACCACCCACCGGACCGTGA
- a CDS encoding TetR/AcrR family transcriptional regulator: MSEQQQERRRVREAAIVATARDIAEREGWAAITTRRLSAEVGYSQPVLYSHFASMDAIVTAVAVQGSEEIADALQRSASASEPIENVARAYLDLARDQPALYEAISSRARGLAFATPKAPNALQRAFGAIAEAVGGDETRAELFWGTLHGLAELERGGRLRTDARDARISELVQLYGAAGTP, from the coding sequence GTGTCGGAGCAGCAACAGGAACGCCGGAGAGTCCGTGAAGCGGCGATCGTGGCGACCGCCCGGGATATCGCCGAGCGCGAGGGATGGGCTGCGATCACCACGCGCCGGCTGTCGGCAGAGGTCGGCTACAGCCAGCCGGTCCTCTACTCGCACTTCGCGTCCATGGACGCGATCGTGACCGCCGTGGCGGTCCAGGGGAGTGAGGAGATCGCTGATGCGTTGCAGCGCAGCGCATCAGCGTCCGAGCCCATCGAGAACGTGGCCCGCGCCTACCTGGACCTCGCCCGCGACCAGCCGGCGTTGTACGAGGCCATCTCCAGCCGGGCGCGCGGGCTGGCCTTCGCGACACCGAAGGCGCCCAACGCGCTGCAGCGCGCCTTCGGTGCGATCGCCGAAGCGGTCGGCGGGGACGAGACGCGTGCCGAACTGTTCTGGGGAACGCTGCACGGGCTCGCCGAACTCGAGCGCGGAGGCCGTCTGCGCACCGACGCCCGGGATGCCCGGATCAGCGAACTGGTGCAGCTCTACGGCGCCGCGGGAACGCCCTGA
- a CDS encoding SRPBCC family protein, translating to MAEYATSIEIDAAPGAVFDFLVTESGMTAWMGRWATLDPRPGGEFGVDIAGYAIRGRYLEVERPRRVVVSWGVAGSADLPPGTSTVEFVLTPAGRGTRVDLVHTGLPDPELAGHADGWTHFLARLRVAAHGDDPGADHWTPLGTRAPGNRPS from the coding sequence ATGGCTGAGTACGCGACATCGATCGAGATCGACGCCGCACCGGGCGCAGTGTTCGACTTCCTCGTGACCGAGTCGGGCATGACGGCGTGGATGGGTCGGTGGGCCACCCTGGACCCACGCCCCGGAGGCGAATTCGGTGTCGACATCGCCGGTTACGCCATTCGGGGCCGATACCTGGAGGTGGAGCGGCCGCGCCGGGTGGTCGTGTCCTGGGGTGTCGCGGGCAGTGCCGACCTCCCGCCGGGAACATCCACGGTGGAGTTCGTTCTCACGCCCGCCGGCCGGGGCACCCGAGTCGATCTCGTCCACACCGGTCTGCCGGATCCGGAGCTCGCCGGGCACGCCGACGGGTGGACGCATTTCCTCGCGCGGCTGCGTGTCGCCGCGCATGGTGACGACCCGGGCGCCGACCACTGGACGCCCCTCGGCACCCGCGCACCTGGGAACCGACCATCGTGA
- a CDS encoding DUF4267 domain-containing protein: MSAVATILTVIGAAFIIGIGLSYLIRPYPIAQGFGFRRLPGRDDPYYRVKGIRDLASGLGALALLLIAPPHVLGVFMLVSALVPLGDMLIVWGYRGRRAYAAAVHGLTAVAVVGTGILWLLV, translated from the coding sequence ATGAGTGCAGTCGCCACCATCCTCACCGTCATCGGCGCCGCCTTCATCATCGGAATCGGCCTGAGTTATCTGATCCGGCCCTACCCGATCGCCCAGGGATTCGGCTTTCGCCGGCTACCGGGCCGCGACGACCCGTACTACCGGGTGAAGGGCATCCGGGACCTCGCCAGCGGGCTGGGCGCATTGGCACTGCTCCTGATCGCCCCACCGCACGTGCTGGGCGTGTTCATGCTCGTCTCGGCATTGGTGCCACTCGGTGACATGCTGATCGTCTGGGGCTATCGCGGGCGACGCGCCTACGCGGCGGCCGTACACGGACTGACCGCGGTGGCCGTCGTCGGCACCGGAATCCTCTGGTTGCTCGTCTGA
- a CDS encoding ImmA/IrrE family metallo-endopeptidase, translating into MAKVRSHRRVAAAVDAVCDVAASVEALSVSEVIAAVARERGRPIDLDISEDLAGAVCGQRRVYPDRDVVVVASGLPDSERTLAHELGHIVFRHEGVEVRDSALAVDDDLISYMLSQRTTARAEGDVVEWEAETFAAMLLLRLARMRGRGNSISVARYDEAIG; encoded by the coding sequence ATGGCAAAGGTCAGATCACATCGTCGCGTCGCCGCGGCGGTGGACGCGGTGTGTGACGTGGCCGCGTCGGTCGAGGCGTTGAGCGTGAGCGAGGTGATCGCCGCGGTCGCGCGTGAACGCGGCCGCCCGATCGACCTCGACATCTCGGAGGACCTGGCCGGTGCGGTGTGCGGTCAGCGGCGGGTGTATCCCGATCGCGACGTGGTCGTCGTCGCGAGCGGCCTTCCGGACAGCGAACGAACTCTCGCGCACGAGTTGGGTCACATCGTCTTCCGTCACGAGGGCGTGGAGGTCCGCGACAGCGCTCTCGCCGTCGACGACGACCTGATCTCGTACATGCTCAGCCAGCGGACCACTGCCCGGGCCGAGGGTGACGTCGTCGAGTGGGAAGCGGAGACGTTCGCCGCCATGCTTCTGTTGCGGCTCGCGCGGATGCGCGGCCGCGGCAACTCGATCTCGGTCGCACGCTACGACGAGGCCATCGGTTGA
- a CDS encoding histone-like nucleoid-structuring protein Lsr2, protein MATRQIIEFVDDIDETPIADGKGETIRFAVNGVEYEIDLNDKNAKEFHRKLDYYISHGTRVGGKRKTAARSGGRSATKRDPSQTKAIREWAVANGYDISPRGRIPAEIEEAYQTSG, encoded by the coding sequence ATGGCCACACGCCAGATCATCGAGTTCGTGGACGATATCGACGAGACCCCGATTGCCGACGGAAAAGGCGAAACGATCCGATTCGCCGTCAACGGCGTCGAGTACGAGATCGACCTCAATGACAAGAACGCCAAGGAATTCCACCGCAAGCTCGACTATTACATCTCGCACGGCACGCGCGTCGGCGGAAAGCGTAAGACCGCCGCACGCTCCGGTGGCCGCTCCGCCACGAAGCGCGACCCCTCGCAGACCAAGGCGATTCGCGAATGGGCCGTCGCCAACGGTTACGACATTTCCCCGCGCGGCCGAATCCCCGCAGAGATCGAAGAGGCCTACCAGACGTCCGGGTAA
- the sepX gene encoding divisome protein SepX/GlpR: MPNSFLWIGLVAVWLFVLVPMLASNRPRIRQTSDAALATRVLHRGDTRRVQRGPAVGHRSDPDWQPEDHYGYHAEDPMETHAEDEARDGYDEHGDRAPVDEYIVHRRGRGGFDPEADAIAREARYSFRQRMMLALVFVSLMSAALAVILSSTVWWLTAASVLVLGGYLAYLRRQVRIEQEIRRRRTQRLQRSRLGVESRSDDELRLVPARLRRPGAVVMETDDEDPAFDHLDHYEEAEAEVEWRRAAGE, encoded by the coding sequence ATGCCGAATTCGTTCTTGTGGATCGGGCTCGTTGCCGTGTGGCTGTTCGTTCTGGTCCCGATGCTGGCGTCGAACCGTCCACGGATCAGGCAGACCAGCGACGCGGCCCTCGCGACCCGCGTCCTGCACCGCGGTGACACGCGGCGTGTGCAGCGCGGACCGGCCGTCGGCCACCGCAGCGACCCGGACTGGCAACCCGAGGACCACTACGGCTACCACGCGGAGGACCCCATGGAGACTCACGCCGAGGACGAGGCCCGAGACGGCTACGACGAGCACGGCGATCGAGCGCCGGTGGACGAGTACATCGTGCACCGACGTGGCCGCGGCGGGTTCGACCCGGAGGCGGATGCGATCGCCCGCGAGGCCCGCTACTCCTTCCGGCAGCGGATGATGCTCGCGCTGGTGTTCGTTTCGTTGATGTCGGCGGCGCTGGCCGTGATCCTGTCCTCGACGGTGTGGTGGCTGACCGCGGCCTCCGTGCTCGTGCTGGGTGGCTACCTGGCCTATCTGCGTCGACAGGTGCGGATCGAGCAGGAGATCCGTCGCCGGCGGACCCAGCGGTTGCAGCGTTCTCGCCTGGGCGTCGAGTCCCGTAGTGACGACGAGCTACGGCTCGTCCCGGCCCGTCTGCGCCGTCCCGGTGCCGTGGTCATGGAGACGGATGACGAGGACCCGGCCTTCGATCACCTCGATCACTACGAGGAGGCCGAGGCCGAGGTCGAATGGCGGCGCGCCGCAGGCGAGTAG
- a CDS encoding TetR/AcrR family transcriptional regulator, whose translation MSSDEASCPTEFDPRRLLTPRAAQIVGCARALLEDTTWDSVTMRAVAEALGIRAPSLYKHFRDKAALQDALIAQALKEMGEATRPVESVAGLVADYRDTARAHPNLYRLATSGPLRRDSLPPGLEDWSGAPFLMATGEPFLAQALWAATHGAVILDLDGRYPTGRAPEQTWHELAATFSSRADRPRRHGR comes from the coding sequence ATGAGCAGCGACGAGGCATCCTGCCCGACCGAGTTCGATCCCCGACGGCTGCTGACGCCGAGGGCCGCGCAGATCGTCGGGTGCGCGCGTGCGCTGCTCGAAGACACCACCTGGGATTCGGTGACCATGCGGGCGGTGGCCGAGGCACTGGGCATTCGAGCTCCCTCGTTGTACAAGCACTTCCGGGACAAGGCGGCATTGCAGGACGCCCTGATCGCCCAGGCGCTGAAGGAGATGGGCGAGGCGACTCGTCCGGTCGAGTCCGTCGCCGGGCTCGTCGCCGACTACCGGGACACTGCGCGCGCGCATCCGAATCTGTATCGACTCGCGACCTCGGGTCCACTGCGGCGCGATTCGCTACCCCCGGGTTTGGAGGACTGGTCCGGCGCTCCGTTCCTGATGGCCACCGGCGAGCCCTTTCTGGCACAAGCACTGTGGGCCGCCACTCACGGCGCGGTGATCCTCGACCTCGACGGGCGCTACCCGACCGGACGCGCACCGGAGCAGACGTGGCATGAACTGGCAGCCACGTTCAGCAGCCGTGCGGACCGACCGCGACGCCACGGCCGGTGA
- a CDS encoding MFS transporter — protein MGANGAAPARPVAVLVVLILVAAVANLNLAVANVALPDIGRAFDASQTELNLVAVGYSVGLAASVLYLGALGDRYGRKLMLLLGTGLSVPASLAAGFAPNIEVLFGARLVGGVAAGLAFPTTLALITALWSGAGRTRAIALWSAIGGGISSLGPLSAGVLLEYFAWGAVFLLTVPLALTALVAAAVVIPGHVNETTDPVDNLGGLLSVVLVAALVLGINFAPVDGMWPVALGLLLVAVAAGIVFVLRQRRARFPLYDLTVARRRVFWVAACAGVIVFGTLMGTLFIGQQFLQNVLGYDSLAAGSAALPAAVVMVLVAPQSARLVERHGARFTLLAGYVSILAGLSVALLLWREGAQYWQVALGYALLGAGVGLAGTPASRSLTGSVPVRRAGMASGTADLQRDLGGAIMQSLFGALLTAGYTTSLTTAIAASPAAGQIDSEVQAALVKSYSGAETVASRYPQYADQIVDAARTAFLDGDTLAYAVALVVVALGTLLVFFAFPDRDRERELLARYEAIDTGRAS, from the coding sequence GTGGGAGCGAACGGCGCGGCCCCGGCCCGACCGGTCGCGGTGTTGGTGGTGCTCATCCTGGTCGCCGCGGTCGCCAATCTCAATCTCGCGGTCGCGAACGTCGCCCTGCCCGACATCGGCCGGGCCTTCGATGCGAGCCAGACGGAACTCAACCTCGTCGCGGTCGGATACTCCGTGGGCCTGGCGGCCTCGGTGCTGTATCTGGGCGCGCTCGGCGACCGGTACGGACGCAAGCTCATGCTGCTCCTGGGCACGGGCCTCTCGGTCCCGGCGAGCCTGGCCGCCGGATTCGCACCGAACATCGAAGTCCTCTTCGGGGCTCGACTGGTCGGAGGCGTCGCCGCAGGCCTGGCGTTTCCGACCACGCTCGCACTCATCACGGCGTTGTGGTCGGGAGCGGGCCGAACCCGGGCGATAGCGCTCTGGTCCGCGATCGGCGGCGGCATCTCGTCGCTCGGGCCGCTGTCGGCGGGAGTTCTGCTCGAGTACTTCGCGTGGGGCGCGGTCTTCCTGCTGACCGTCCCACTGGCACTCACGGCACTGGTGGCTGCCGCCGTCGTGATCCCCGGCCATGTCAACGAGACCACCGACCCGGTGGACAATCTCGGTGGCCTCCTGTCGGTGGTCCTCGTCGCGGCACTGGTGCTGGGCATCAACTTCGCACCCGTCGACGGAATGTGGCCCGTGGCTCTCGGGCTCCTGCTCGTCGCGGTCGCCGCGGGAATCGTGTTCGTTCTCCGACAACGACGGGCACGCTTCCCGCTCTACGACCTCACGGTCGCCCGACGGCGGGTCTTCTGGGTCGCCGCGTGCGCCGGGGTGATCGTGTTCGGCACCCTGATGGGGACCCTCTTCATCGGCCAGCAGTTCCTCCAGAACGTCCTCGGATACGACAGCTTGGCTGCCGGTTCGGCAGCGCTGCCCGCCGCCGTGGTCATGGTGCTCGTCGCGCCGCAGTCGGCACGGCTGGTCGAACGGCACGGCGCCCGATTCACCCTTCTCGCGGGTTACGTGTCCATCCTGGCCGGACTCTCCGTCGCGCTCCTGCTGTGGCGGGAGGGCGCGCAGTACTGGCAGGTGGCGCTCGGCTACGCACTGCTCGGCGCAGGCGTAGGACTGGCAGGCACACCTGCCTCCCGATCACTGACCGGCTCGGTTCCCGTGCGCAGGGCGGGCATGGCCTCGGGTACGGCGGATCTCCAACGCGACCTGGGTGGAGCGATCATGCAGTCCCTGTTCGGTGCGTTGTTGACCGCCGGATACACCACCTCGTTGACGACGGCGATCGCCGCGAGCCCGGCCGCCGGCCAGATCGACTCCGAGGTACAGGCGGCGCTGGTCAAGTCGTACTCCGGCGCGGAGACCGTCGCTTCGCGCTATCCGCAGTACGCCGACCAGATCGTCGACGCCGCGCGCACGGCCTTCCTCGACGGCGACACCCTCGCGTACGCGGTCGCACTGGTGGTCGTGGCGCTGGGGACACTGCTGGTGTTCTTCGCCTTCCCCGACAGGGATCGGGAACGGGAACTGCTGGCTCGGTACGAGGCGATCGACACCGGCCGTGCTTCCTGA
- a CDS encoding ArsR/SmtB family transcription factor has product MTAERHLDQALRALADANRRAILAAIRSEQHSVGEIADVVGLSQQTTSHHLGVLRTAGLVRGTRIGTRHLFAVDTDGLAAVRGYLDEFWPNKLAALKAAVESEKSESGKGTRDG; this is encoded by the coding sequence ATGACCGCCGAACGTCACCTCGACCAGGCATTGCGCGCCCTCGCGGACGCCAATCGTCGGGCCATCCTGGCCGCCATTCGGTCCGAGCAACACTCGGTCGGTGAGATCGCCGACGTGGTCGGGCTGTCCCAGCAGACGACGTCACATCATCTCGGGGTGCTACGCACGGCCGGCCTCGTCCGCGGCACCCGAATCGGCACGCGACACCTGTTCGCGGTCGACACCGACGGGCTGGCAGCCGTGCGCGGCTACCTGGACGAGTTCTGGCCGAACAAGCTCGCCGCACTGAAAGCGGCCGTGGAATCCGAGAAGAGCGAATCCGGGAAGGGCACGCGCGATGGCTGA
- a CDS encoding TfoX/Sxy family protein, with protein MNGDGSALADRVRALLTAHSTREVPMFGGLSFMVDEKMVVSVRPGAELLAHVDPERSPHLVTLPGARPAEMGAGRAMGPGWISVSADVIEDDERLAFWVGEAVEYVGNR; from the coding sequence GTGAACGGCGACGGATCCGCGCTCGCCGATCGCGTCCGCGCGCTACTCACCGCACACTCGACGCGCGAAGTACCGATGTTCGGCGGACTGTCGTTCATGGTCGACGAGAAGATGGTCGTGAGTGTCCGCCCCGGCGCCGAGCTGCTGGCGCATGTCGACCCCGAGCGGAGTCCCCATCTGGTCACCCTGCCGGGAGCCCGCCCGGCCGAGATGGGGGCGGGGCGGGCGATGGGTCCGGGCTGGATCTCGGTCTCCGCGGACGTAATCGAGGACGACGAGCGACTGGCCTTCTGGGTCGGAGAAGCGGTGGAGTACGTCGGAAATCGGTGA
- a CDS encoding ABC transporter ATP-binding protein, producing the protein MSSDLARHDRLDPSDREPPVLPRVWGLLRPYRGRLAVVAGAIVVSSLLGIVNPFLTQAVFDRALFPADGSGVHLALLAWLVTAMIAVTLVSSAIGVYQTYLTTRIGNLSMADLRQRLFEHLEKMELAFFTSTKTGSIQSRLANDVGGVRSVLTTTASGILSNVVTVTASLIAMLLLSWQLTLVAVALLPGFVYLQRRVGERRRRWARKTQESLSDMTAITQEALSVSGVLLTKVFNQSEAELVRYRQENDRQTELQVRQAMTGQGFFAVLNAFMAITPALVYLAAGYLIGSGGGAAISAGTLVAFSTLQARLLQPMVSLMRVALDVQTSMALFRRIFEYLDLTPAIVDAPDAAPLPPDSPGLVELDDVYFAYPPPVRLTTADPDPIALRGIGRGSGGGRGGGGLGGGGLGSVARVTPAPGPAPGSAEPPDGLEDSGGDGNGDSGGDGALPRRTWAVAGTSLRIEPGRLAAFVGPSGAGKTTLCYLVPRLYEVDRGAVRIDGLDVREVTMSSLADAVGMVTQDPYLFHASIADNLRYARPDATDEELRSAARAANIHERIVSFGEGYDTLVGERGFRLSGGEKQRLAIARVLLKNPRILILDEATSALDTVSERLVQRALDEVMRDRTTLAIAHRLSTVRHADVIFVIDEGRLVEQGTHEELVGAEGGLYSRLYAEQFGSGRIECRCRDGVRFTDGEVLTRQ; encoded by the coding sequence ATGTCCTCCGACCTCGCCCGGCACGATCGCCTCGACCCGTCCGACCGTGAGCCGCCGGTCCTGCCCCGGGTCTGGGGATTGTTGCGTCCCTATCGAGGACGGCTGGCGGTCGTCGCCGGCGCGATCGTGGTGTCCTCGCTCCTGGGAATCGTCAATCCCTTTCTCACCCAGGCCGTGTTCGATCGAGCACTGTTCCCCGCGGACGGCAGTGGCGTCCATCTCGCCCTGCTCGCCTGGCTGGTGACGGCGATGATCGCGGTGACCCTCGTCAGCTCGGCGATCGGCGTCTACCAGACCTACCTGACCACCAGGATCGGCAACCTGTCGATGGCCGATCTCCGGCAACGGCTGTTCGAGCACCTCGAGAAGATGGAACTGGCCTTCTTCACCTCGACGAAGACCGGTTCCATCCAGTCCCGGCTCGCCAACGACGTCGGCGGTGTCCGGTCCGTCCTCACCACCACCGCGTCCGGAATCCTGTCGAACGTCGTCACGGTGACCGCCTCGCTGATCGCGATGCTGTTGCTGTCCTGGCAGCTGACGTTGGTCGCGGTGGCTCTGCTGCCCGGATTCGTCTATCTGCAGCGGCGGGTCGGCGAACGTCGCCGCCGGTGGGCCCGCAAGACCCAGGAGTCGTTGTCGGACATGACCGCGATCACGCAGGAAGCATTGAGTGTCTCCGGGGTTCTGCTGACGAAGGTCTTCAACCAGTCGGAGGCCGAACTCGTCCGCTACCGGCAGGAGAACGACCGCCAGACGGAACTGCAGGTGCGGCAGGCGATGACCGGCCAAGGCTTCTTCGCCGTCCTCAACGCGTTCATGGCGATCACCCCGGCGTTGGTGTACCTCGCGGCGGGATACCTGATCGGCAGTGGTGGGGGCGCGGCGATCTCGGCGGGCACGCTCGTCGCCTTCTCCACGTTGCAGGCCCGACTCCTCCAGCCGATGGTGTCGCTGATGCGTGTCGCGCTCGACGTCCAGACGTCGATGGCGCTGTTCCGGCGCATCTTCGAATACCTCGATCTGACCCCGGCGATCGTCGACGCTCCCGACGCGGCCCCCCTTCCACCGGACAGCCCCGGGCTGGTGGAGTTGGACGACGTGTACTTCGCCTATCCCCCTCCCGTGCGGTTGACCACCGCGGATCCCGACCCGATCGCGTTGCGTGGGATCGGGCGCGGCAGCGGAGGAGGACGAGGCGGCGGCGGACTGGGCGGAGGAGGACTGGGTTCCGTCGCGAGGGTCACGCCCGCACCCGGGCCTGCCCCCGGCTCGGCGGAGCCGCCGGACGGCCTCGAGGACAGCGGCGGCGACGGCAATGGCGACAGCGGTGGCGACGGCGCGCTCCCCCGTCGGACATGGGCCGTGGCCGGGACGTCGTTGCGTATCGAGCCCGGCCGGTTGGCCGCGTTCGTCGGACCGTCCGGAGCGGGAAAGACCACGCTGTGCTATCTCGTCCCCCGCCTGTACGAGGTCGATCGGGGCGCGGTGCGCATCGACGGCCTGGACGTCCGTGAGGTGACGATGAGCTCGCTCGCCGACGCGGTGGGGATGGTGACGCAGGATCCGTACCTGTTCCACGCGTCGATCGCGGACAACCTCCGATACGCCCGTCCGGATGCCACCGACGAGGAACTCCGGTCGGCCGCCCGGGCCGCGAACATCCACGAGCGGATCGTCTCGTTCGGCGAGGGGTACGACACTCTGGTCGGCGAACGCGGGTTCCGGCTCTCCGGCGGCGAGAAACAGCGACTCGCGATTGCCCGGGTCCTGTTGAAGAATCCCCGCATCCTCATTCTCGACGAAGCGACCTCGGCGCTCGACACGGTGTCCGAGCGTCTCGTCCAGCGCGCTCTCGACGAGGTGATGCGGGATCGGACGACGCTCGCGATCGCACACCGGCTCTCGACCGTCCGGCACGCCGACGTCATCTTCGTCATCGACGAGGGCCGGTTGGTGGAACAGGGCACCCACGAGGAACTGGTCGGTGCCGAGGGCGGCCTCTACTCCCGCCTGTACGCCGAACAGTTCGGCTCCGGCCGGATCGAGTGCCGGTGCCGTGACGGGGTCCGCTTCACCGACGGTGAGGTGCTCACCAGGCAGTGA
- a CDS encoding helix-turn-helix domain-containing protein gives MADFAERLNKLFETVHPPGRKPHTNAEVAAALIADGHQISKPYISQLRSGQRTNPSDETVAAFARFFKVKPEYFFNDIYAAKVDHDLELLSQLQGYGLRKLSSRAFDLSEESQNLLTTMAEKLRVSEGLPEVPPDASR, from the coding sequence ATGGCAGATTTTGCAGAGCGGTTGAACAAACTCTTCGAAACTGTCCACCCCCCTGGACGGAAACCCCATACCAATGCGGAGGTGGCGGCGGCACTGATCGCCGACGGACACCAGATCTCGAAGCCTTACATCTCTCAGCTTCGGTCCGGGCAACGAACGAACCCGTCGGACGAGACCGTCGCGGCGTTCGCCCGGTTCTTCAAGGTCAAGCCCGAGTACTTCTTCAACGACATCTACGCGGCGAAGGTCGATCACGATCTCGAGCTCCTGTCCCAATTACAGGGCTACGGTCTGCGCAAGCTGTCGAGCCGGGCGTTCGACCTGTCCGAGGAATCACAGAACCTCCTGACGACGATGGCCGAGAAGCTGCGCGTCAGCGAAGGGCTCCCGGAAGTTCCTCCGGACGCGTCTCGGTGA